The Montipora capricornis isolate CH-2021 chromosome 3, ASM3666992v2, whole genome shotgun sequence genome window below encodes:
- the LOC138044110 gene encoding vesicle transport protein SEC20-like isoform X1, which translates to MVDNMEIPVQVKIHVQEIVKIEFEVQNLVQSIRLCEGPLGVLNDLDLKVKQKMKSLRQKVEGLEQLASEQDKESDRLSILAAMQHHRKEMLSLQGSIRKANLASRALIDKSEKEELLGGKRSSIRQRNFSKENLAKTASNITQDLMSIARMMERQVKQNEADVQTLASSSAQIKGTHEEYRGLSSIIQISKNLLNKYNRREVTDRLLIFFGLVLFFSTVLYILKKRLPIFGG; encoded by the exons ATGGTCGACAACATGGAAATTCCTGTTCAAGTGAAGATTCACGTTCaagaaattgttaaaattgAGTTTGAGGTACAAAACCTTGTACAAAGCATTAGGCTG TGTGAAGGGCCCTTAGGCGTTTTAAATGACTTAGATTTAAAGGTGAAACAAAAGATGAAGTCGTTGAGACAAAAAGTAGAG GGCTTAGAACAATTGGCATCAGAGCAAGACAAAGAATCAGACAGACTATCGATACTTGCTGCAATGCAACATCACAGAAAAGAAATGTTAAG TTTACAGGGATCAATCAGGAAAGCTAATCTGGCCTCCAGAGCCCTtatagacaaaagtgaaaaggAAGAGTTGCTTGGGGGGAAAAGATCAAGCATCAGACAAAG GAATTTTAGCAAGGAAAACTTAGCCAAGACAGCAAGTAATATTACTCAAGATTTAATGAGCATAGCAAGAATGATGGAAAGACAGGTCAAACAAAACGAGGCAGATGTGCAGACGTTAG CCTCATCTTCTGCACAGATCAAAGGCACTCACGAGGAATACAGGGGTTTATCAAGCATCATACAAATAAGCAAAAACTTGCTTAACAAGTACAACAGGAGAGAAGTGACAGATCGCCTGCTGATCTTCTTTGgacttgttcttttcttttccacagttctttatattttgaaaaaacggCTTCCAATATTTGGAGGATAA
- the LOC138044110 gene encoding vesicle transport protein SEC20-like isoform X2, whose protein sequence is MVDNMEIPVQVKIHVQEIVKIEFEVQNLVQSIRLCEGPLGVLNDLDLKVKQKMKSLRQKVEGLEQLASEQDKESDRLSILAAMQHHRKEMLSLQGSIRKANLASRALIDKSEKEELLGGKRSSIRQRNFSKENLAKTASNITQDLMSIARMMERQVKQNEADVQTLVSENIQTTIMEGIANYGGLTGP, encoded by the exons ATGGTCGACAACATGGAAATTCCTGTTCAAGTGAAGATTCACGTTCaagaaattgttaaaattgAGTTTGAGGTACAAAACCTTGTACAAAGCATTAGGCTG TGTGAAGGGCCCTTAGGCGTTTTAAATGACTTAGATTTAAAGGTGAAACAAAAGATGAAGTCGTTGAGACAAAAAGTAGAG GGCTTAGAACAATTGGCATCAGAGCAAGACAAAGAATCAGACAGACTATCGATACTTGCTGCAATGCAACATCACAGAAAAGAAATGTTAAG TTTACAGGGATCAATCAGGAAAGCTAATCTGGCCTCCAGAGCCCTtatagacaaaagtgaaaaggAAGAGTTGCTTGGGGGGAAAAGATCAAGCATCAGACAAAG GAATTTTAGCAAGGAAAACTTAGCCAAGACAGCAAGTAATATTACTCAAGATTTAATGAGCATAGCAAGAATGATGGAAAGACAGGTCAAACAAAACGAGGCAGATGTGCAGACGTTAG TTTCAGAAAACATTCAAACCACCATCATGGAGGGAATTGCAAATTATGGAGGGTtgacagggccgtag
- the LOC138044112 gene encoding uncharacterized protein has protein sequence MEWTVEEVRQKIQQKYNKDIAKKFEEENIDGKALAYLAKEGTAAQFSACGLTTVGDQLLLKELISELPVAQIPCRRNKKPTVQEIKALSEMTQRIYKVKRKAVTDATTSKWPGNNIPVFKKDNEAKKRNLRHWLKSCHLTVPLSQQDLMLKGLNNTYWMS, from the exons ATGGAGTGGACAGTGGAGGAAGTTCGGcagaaaatacaacaaaaatacAACAAAGACATCGCGAAAAAGTTTGAAG AAGAGAACATCGACGGAAAAGCTCTAGCATACCTTGCTAAGGAGGGTACAGCGGCTCAGTTCTCTGCTTGCGGTTTAACTACAGTAGGCGACCAACTGTTGCTAAAAGAACTGATTTCTGAATTACCAGTTGCACAGATACCCTGTAGACGTAACAAGAAACCCACTGTGCAAGAGATCAAGGCCCTATCTGAGATGACCCAGAGAATCTACAAAGTGAA AAGAAAAGCTGTTACAGATGCAACCACAAGCAAGTGGCCAGGTAACAACATTCCTGTATTTAAGAAAGACAACGAagcaaaaaaaaggaacttgagGCACTGGTTGAAAAGCTGTCACCTGACTGTACCTTTGAGCCAGCAGGATTTAATGTTGAAAGGATTAAACAACACATATTGGATGTCTTAA